From Priestia aryabhattai:
CATAGTCGTTATCATAAAGGACCTCTAAGTGGTCTGCGATAAATCCAACCGGGGTATAGACGAACGATGTATAGCCTTTTTCTTCATGCAATTCTCTTGTTAAATCTTGTACGTCAGGACCAATCCATGGCTCTGGCGTATTTCCAGCACTTTGCCAGCCAATTTCACAATGTTCAATACCGGCTGCTTGTGCAATTAAATCCGCTGTTTCTTGAAGCTGATTTGGATATGGATCTCCTGCTGCAATAATTTTTTCTGGCAAGCTGTGCGCAGAAACAATCAATACGGCTTTTTGACGTTTCTCTTCGTCTATTAAATCAAACGTTTGTTTAACACGCGTAGCCCAGTACTGAATGAACTTTGGCTCACTGTACCAGCTTTCTACGGAATGAATGATTGGTCCTCCTAATTTTTCAGCCGTTTCTTTAGCGCGCCCATTATAAGATTTCACGCTAAACGTTGAAAAGTGAGGTGCAAGCACAATGCTGACCGCTTCTTCAATTCCGTCTTTATGCATCGCTTCTACTGCATCTTCAACAAACGGTTCAATATGCTTTAAGCCAAGATACGCTTTAAATTCAATTTCATCCTGCACTTCATTCAAGCGCTTTTCCAAATTTTCCATTTGCTGTTGCGTAATTTTTGCAAGAGGTGAAATGCCTCCGATTGCTTCGTAGCGGTTTTGTAAATCTTCTAAGGCTTCCAGTGAAGGTTTACGTCCACGGCGGATATGTGTATAGTAACGTTCAATATCTTCTTCTTTATATGGCGTTCCATATGCCATTACAAGTAATCCCATTACTTTTTTACTCATGTGTTCGACACCTCTTTGTTAGATTCAATACTTGTCTTCATTTTGCCATGAATAAAAAGAAAAATTCAAAGTTTAGCGCTCCAAATTATTTGACAATTTATTGTCTATTTGCAGAATATTCATGAATAAAGGTTGTTAAACGCTTCAACGTTTCCGGCTGAACCTGTGGAA
This genomic window contains:
- the hemH gene encoding ferrochelatase; this translates as MSKKVMGLLVMAYGTPYKEEDIERYYTHIRRGRKPSLEALEDLQNRYEAIGGISPLAKITQQQMENLEKRLNEVQDEIEFKAYLGLKHIEPFVEDAVEAMHKDGIEEAVSIVLAPHFSTFSVKSYNGRAKETAEKLGGPIIHSVESWYSEPKFIQYWATRVKQTFDLIDEEKRQKAVLIVSAHSLPEKIIAAGDPYPNQLQETADLIAQAAGIEHCEIGWQSAGNTPEPWIGPDVQDLTRELHEEKGYTSFVYTPVGFIADHLEVLYDNDYECKVVTDEIGADYYRPEMPNAQPEFIDGLATVVLKRIAR